GAGCTTGCCTTCCTTATAGCCGTATTCCACACCGGCGCTGTGGCCGCTGCGAAAACCGTCGGCTTGGCCGTGTAGCCAAGAGGCACGGTGTTGCGCGCGCAGACGGGTAAGGCCGTGGCCAAAGAACCGGGCAGCCAGGCGCTTGAACAAAGGCATCTCGGCCAAGGGACGAAGTTCGGGGGGAAGATCGGGGGTGTGTTGCGGCACGCTGACGGACTCCAGGGTGTGAGGCTGTTGAGGGCTATGGTGTCTGCATTTGCCGTTGAGTTCTAGTGAAATGCTTACAGGTCATTGGCTTATGCGATGAATTGAAGGCTGTATGAGAATATTTCGAGGTAATTTGATATCAACCAATTCGATTGTATTGAGGCATTTTTTACGCTTTTTATCGATGATTGCCTGATAGATGATGCTCGCCATCAACCACGGTTCTCGTTTGTGGCTCAGGCGTTCTGCCCCATGACGAACCTTTTCAGGAGACGATCATGCTTGAACTCAGACCTTTCAACTCGCTGGGCGGCGCACACCATGGCTGGTTGGATGCCCATCACCACTTTTCGTTCGCCGAGTACCACGACCCCAAACGCATGAACTGGGGCAACCTGCGGGTGTGGAACGATGACGTGATTGCGCCCGGTACCGGGTTCCCGCAACACCCGCACCGCGACATGGAAATCATCACCTACGTTCGTGAAGGCGCGATTACCCACCAGGACAACCTCGGCAACAAGGGACGCACCGAAGCGGGTGATGTGCAGGTCATGAGCGCTGGCACCGGGATCGCTCACAGTGAGTACAACCTGGAAGCAACCGAGACCCGGATCTTTCAGATCTGGATCATCCCCAACGAAGCCGGTTCGGCACCGTCGTGGGGTGCCAAGCCATTCCCTAAAGGAGAGCGCGAAGGTTTCGTGACGCTGGCCAGCGGCAAGGCCGGCGACGATCAAAGCCTGCATATTCGCGCCGATGCGCGTCTGGTGGCGGCAAATCTGAAGGCCGGTGAATCTGCGGAGTATCACCTGGACACCGGCCGTCGTGCTTATCTGGTTCCAGCCACTGGGGTCATTGAAGTCAATGGCTTGCGTGCACAAGCTCGAGACGGTGTTGCGATTGCCGATGAGCAGGTGTTGCGCGTGACCGCGATTGAGGACAGTGAGATTGTGTTGGTGGATGTGGCTTGATGGGGTAAATGCAGTGACAAAAAAAGGGGCGACCGTTAATGGTCGCCCCTTTTTTCTTAAATGTTAGTGACTGTACTGACGCCATCGCGGGCAAGTCGAATCGTCGCACCGCCGCTCCCACAGGTTTAGCGCAATCCTTGTGGGAGCGGGCTTGCCCGCGATGGGGCCCTCAATCACTTCGCAGAAATCGCGCCATCCACAAGTGTCTGAGCTTCCGCCACCAACTGCTTGAGGTGATCATCGCTGACAAAACTTTCCGCATAGATCTTGTAGATATCTTCAGTTCCCGACGGACGCGCCGCGAACCAGCCGTTCTCGGTCATGACTTTCAGACCGCCAATGGCCTGGTCGTTGCCCGGTGCATGGCTGAGGATGCTCTGGATCGTTTCACCCGCCAACTGAGTCGAGGTGACCTGGTCCGGCGACAATTTGCTCAGCAACGCTTTCTGCTCAGGGTTCGCCTTGGCGTCGACCCGTACCGAGAACGGTTCGCCCAGTTCATCGGTCAGCGCGCGATAGGCCTGGCCAGGGTCACGGCCCGTGCGAGCAGTCATTTCGGCGGCCAGCAATGCTGGAATCAGGCCGTCCTTGTCGGTGCACCAGACACTGCCGTCCTTGCGCAGGAACGACGCGCCAGCACTTTCTTCACCGCCAAAACCGAGGGAACCGTCGAACAGACCGTCGGCAAACCATTTGAAACCGACCGGCACTTCGTACAGGCGACGCCCCAGACGCTTGGCAACGCGATCGATCAAGCCACTGCTGACCACGGTCTTGCCCACGGCCGCATCGGCGCGCCACTGTGGACGGTTCTGGAACAGGTAATCGATCGACACCGCGAGGTAGTTGTTGGGTGCCAGCAAACCGCCGGACGGGGTCACGATGCCATGGCGGTCGTGATCCGGGTCACAAGCAAAAGCCACGTCGAAACGCTCTTTCAGACCGATCAAGCCTTGCATGGCGTGGCTGGACGATGGGTCCATGCGGATCTGCCCGTCCCAGTCGACGGTCATGAAACGGAACGTCGCATCAACTTCTTTATTCACCACCTCCAGGTCCAGGCGGTAGTGCTCGGCGATCGCCGACCAGTAGCGCACCCCTGCTCCGCCCAGCGGATCGACACCCAGACGCAGCTTCGCATCGCGAATGGCGTCGAAGTCGATCACGTTGATCAGGTCGGCGACATAGGTGTTGAGGTAATCGTGACGATGAGTGGTGCTGGCCTTCAGCGCCTGCTCGTAGCTGATGCGTTTGACCCCGGCGAGTTTGGCCGCCAGCAGCTCGTTGGCCTTGGCTTCGATCCACTTGGTGATGTGGGTATCGGCCGGGCCACCGTTGGTAGGGTTGTACTTGTAGCCACCGCTTTGTGGCGGGTTGTGAGACGGCGTGATGACGATGCCGTCCGCCAAGCCCGAGGTGCGCCCACGGTTGTAGCAAAGAATCGCGTGGGAAATGGCCGGCGTCGGCGTGTACTCGTCGCCTTCGGCGATCATCACCGTCACGCCGTTTGCCGCCAGGACTTCCAGGGCGCTGGCACCGGCCGGCGTGGACAGCGCGTGGGTGTCGATCCCGACGAACAGCGGACCGTCGATGCCCTGGGCTTCGCGGTACAGGCAAATCGCCTGGCTGATGGCCAGAACGTGCCATTCGTTGAAACTCAGGTCGAACGAGCTACCTCGGTGTCCGGACGTGCCGAAGGCGACACGCTGGGTAGAAATGGCTGCATCGGGCTGGCCGGTGTAATAGGCCGTTACCAGTCGCGGGATGTCGACCAACAGTTCTGCCGGTGCCGGTTTGCCCGCAAAAGGACTGAGTGTCATGCAAAACCTCTGAGAGAGAGTGGTTCGGGAATAGAACGCAGTTTACTGACAGTTTGCCTTTGGCGCGATGTTATCGATTGTCAGGTTCCGGGGAGCATTTGCACCTCGACTCAGTCGAGCGATTCCAGACGCAAGGCATCCCCCAAAAGCCCCAGTGCGTCGGCGAGGTCATGATGACCACCGAAGGTGTGACTCAGGCGCAAATGCTGCCCGTGCAGGCCCTGCAGGCTGAACAATTCTCCCGGCGCGATCACCACATGCTGCTTGAGCAAACGCTCGAACACTCGATGCACATCGACTTGGCGCAACGAGCGGATCCAGATCGTCGCCCCGCCTTGGGGCTCAACGAAGTGCAGCGCATCGGGCAAGCGCTCTTCAAGCAACTGAGTCATCTGCACCATGCGTTCCTTGAGCAGTCGACGCAACACCAGCAGGTGTTGATCGATGCGTCCGTTGCTATACAGCCGCGCAATGGCTTTCTGACGAATCAGCGACAAGCGAAACGCGCGCAGCAGAAAGTGCCGCTGCAATTTCGCACGCAGTTGTCGCGACATCAGATAGCCGAAGGGCGCCTCCGACCCGATGAATTTCTCGAATGTGGAAAACACAATCAGCCGATCCGGATCCAGCAGATCGCGAAACCGCAGGCCGTTCGGCTCGAATTCAAGCTCGCTATAGCAATCGTTTTCCAGCACCCAACTGCCATGTCGTTCCAGCAACCGTGCGGTGGATTGCCTGTTGCTATCAGGCGCCACACTGCCGCGGGGCATGTTCAACCCCGACGAAAGCATCACCAGTCGCACCTGCCCGGTCTCAAGCAGTTCCTTCAACCGCTCCTGATCCAGCCCCCCATCGGCTTGCAACGGCAGCTCGATCACCTGCACGTCCGCGTCTTGAAACAGA
The Pseudomonas lini DNA segment above includes these coding regions:
- a CDS encoding PLP-dependent aminotransferase family protein; the protein is MKGPRDTDFAYQAVYRYLTNLINEPGSDVQVRLPSLRQLAHRLSVSISTIQYAYSLLEKEGRVFSVAKSGYYALPVSSIGIPGSGKDLLETVYVNARRPGMLVLSADEPALLQPLDSPLLLLERELLRQYPRQPQPSSQPCGELELRTALAARYTTSPTRCWHADDVYIGADLRGVLEILIAVLGLKDAVVVVESPCDWVILRLFQDADVQVIELPLQADGGLDQERLKELLETGQVRLVMLSSGLNMPRGSVAPDSNRQSTARLLERHGSWVLENDCYSELEFEPNGLRFRDLLDPDRLIVFSTFEKFIGSEAPFGYLMSRQLRAKLQRHFLLRAFRLSLIRQKAIARLYSNGRIDQHLLVLRRLLKERMVQMTQLLEERLPDALHFVEPQGGATIWIRSLRQVDVHRVFERLLKQHVVIAPGELFSLQGLHGQHLRLSHTFGGHHDLADALGLLGDALRLESLD
- a CDS encoding pirin family protein, encoding MLELRPFNSLGGAHHGWLDAHHHFSFAEYHDPKRMNWGNLRVWNDDVIAPGTGFPQHPHRDMEIITYVREGAITHQDNLGNKGRTEAGDVQVMSAGTGIAHSEYNLEATETRIFQIWIIPNEAGSAPSWGAKPFPKGEREGFVTLASGKAGDDQSLHIRADARLVAANLKAGESAEYHLDTGRRAYLVPATGVIEVNGLRAQARDGVAIADEQVLRVTAIEDSEIVLVDVA
- the pgm gene encoding phosphoglucomutase (alpha-D-glucose-1,6-bisphosphate-dependent), whose amino-acid sequence is MTLSPFAGKPAPAELLVDIPRLVTAYYTGQPDAAISTQRVAFGTSGHRGSSFDLSFNEWHVLAISQAICLYREAQGIDGPLFVGIDTHALSTPAGASALEVLAANGVTVMIAEGDEYTPTPAISHAILCYNRGRTSGLADGIVITPSHNPPQSGGYKYNPTNGGPADTHITKWIEAKANELLAAKLAGVKRISYEQALKASTTHRHDYLNTYVADLINVIDFDAIRDAKLRLGVDPLGGAGVRYWSAIAEHYRLDLEVVNKEVDATFRFMTVDWDGQIRMDPSSSHAMQGLIGLKERFDVAFACDPDHDRHGIVTPSGGLLAPNNYLAVSIDYLFQNRPQWRADAAVGKTVVSSGLIDRVAKRLGRRLYEVPVGFKWFADGLFDGSLGFGGEESAGASFLRKDGSVWCTDKDGLIPALLAAEMTARTGRDPGQAYRALTDELGEPFSVRVDAKANPEQKALLSKLSPDQVTSTQLAGETIQSILSHAPGNDQAIGGLKVMTENGWFAARPSGTEDIYKIYAESFVSDDHLKQLVAEAQTLVDGAISAK